A single Halobellus ruber DNA region contains:
- a CDS encoding DUF5791 family protein has translation MLYDAADDPGDLTPDALREAYETQLRSVVDAVGAETAAAESGVDPDRVRALAEGPVPDLSVEDAAAVLALDDDRPDAESIVLELRDHLLMAMTTGVVDVDTLAASVDLDLSGQEVQQALEGRTGMTLAQLAAIHRFLAARNDG, from the coding sequence ATGCTCTACGACGCGGCGGACGATCCCGGCGACCTCACGCCGGACGCGTTGCGCGAAGCCTACGAAACACAGCTCAGAAGCGTCGTCGACGCGGTCGGCGCGGAGACGGCGGCCGCCGAATCCGGGGTCGACCCCGATCGGGTCCGGGCGCTCGCCGAGGGGCCGGTGCCAGACCTCTCGGTCGAGGACGCCGCAGCCGTCCTCGCGCTCGACGACGACCGTCCGGACGCCGAGTCGATCGTCTTGGAACTCCGCGATCACCTCCTGATGGCGATGACCACCGGCGTCGTCGACGTCGACACCCTCGCGGCCAGCGTCGATCTCGACCTCTCGGGCCAGGAGGTCCAGCAGGCGCTGGAAGGGCGGACGGGGATGACGCTCGCACAGCTCGCCGCGATTCACCGCTTTCTCGCGGCGCGAAACGACGGCTGA
- a CDS encoding DHH family phosphoesterase, whose protein sequence is MGVALPEFGSGVLNRLLSMALANPEVAAAVLVGLVALVVGLYAIRRFTRPRGTRFLEALSGLDEVTVLLHPNPDPDAMATGMGVASLAEQVDTEAQLQYPGQIRHQENRAFRTVLDVDVEPIEHVSDVTAEHVVLVDHNEPRGFAGADSVLPFAVVDHHPGEGSGEAFTDVRTDYGAASSIVGEYFDDVGAEPVPPAKHESEVGSDYTVPSTVATGLLYGILTDTNRLTSGCSAADFAAAGYVYPGIDEDRLDRIANPEVSTEVLELKARAIAGREVRGPFAVSDVGRLSNVDAIPQAADELVQLEGVTAVVVLGECDGTIHLSGRSRDDRVHMGDTLDSAVSVLREASAGGHARMGGGRLSLRDGAIKTVARETVPRDGLRERLFDAMAGEI, encoded by the coding sequence ATGGGCGTGGCGCTTCCCGAGTTCGGGTCGGGCGTACTCAACCGGCTGCTCTCGATGGCCCTCGCGAACCCGGAGGTCGCAGCCGCGGTGCTCGTGGGGCTCGTGGCTCTCGTGGTCGGGCTGTACGCCATCCGTCGGTTCACCCGCCCGCGGGGCACGCGGTTTCTGGAGGCGCTGTCGGGACTCGACGAGGTGACGGTCCTCCTCCATCCCAACCCCGACCCCGACGCGATGGCGACCGGGATGGGGGTCGCGAGCCTCGCCGAGCAGGTCGATACCGAGGCGCAGCTCCAGTACCCCGGGCAGATCCGCCACCAGGAGAACCGGGCGTTCCGGACCGTCCTGGATGTCGACGTCGAGCCGATCGAACACGTCAGCGATGTGACAGCAGAGCACGTAGTGCTGGTGGACCACAACGAGCCGCGGGGCTTTGCGGGCGCCGACAGCGTGCTCCCGTTTGCGGTCGTCGACCACCACCCCGGCGAGGGGTCGGGGGAGGCGTTCACCGACGTCCGCACCGACTACGGCGCGGCGTCGAGCATCGTCGGCGAGTACTTCGACGACGTCGGCGCCGAGCCGGTCCCGCCGGCCAAACACGAAAGCGAGGTCGGCAGCGACTACACCGTCCCCTCGACGGTGGCGACCGGGCTGCTCTACGGGATCCTGACCGACACCAACCGACTGACGAGCGGCTGTTCCGCCGCGGACTTCGCCGCCGCGGGCTACGTCTATCCGGGCATCGACGAGGATCGGCTCGACCGGATCGCAAACCCCGAGGTGTCGACCGAGGTGCTGGAGCTGAAGGCCCGCGCGATCGCCGGCCGGGAGGTCCGCGGCCCCTTCGCCGTGAGCGACGTCGGCCGGCTCTCGAACGTCGACGCCATCCCGCAAGCCGCGGACGAACTCGTCCAACTCGAGGGCGTCACCGCGGTCGTCGTCCTCGGGGAGTGCGACGGAACCATCCACCTGTCGGGACGGTCCCGCGACGACCGCGTCCACATGGGCGACACCCTGGACTCGGCGGTGTCAGTGCTCCGGGAGGCGTCGGCAGGCGGCCACGCCCGGATGGGTGGCGGCCGACTGTCGCTGCGGGACGGCGCGATCAAAACCGTCGCGAGGGAGACGGTCCCCCGGGACGGTCTCCGGGAACGGCTCTTCGATGCGATGGCCGGCGAGATCTGA
- a CDS encoding SDR family oxidoreductase → MARTVIVGCGYVGLELGRRLRDAGHDVVGVRRSDAGLDAVEAAGLEACRADATDPDSLAELPDAEWVVFAASSGGRGADAAREVYVEGLRNVVAAYADRASPPERLVYTSSTGVYGDHDGAVVDEGTPLDPRTEKTRVLATAERVATEEAADAGIDGTVARFAGLYGPGRYRLDRYLEGPVTEGYLNMVHRDDAAGAVAFLLDADHARGEVVLVVDDEPVDKWAFADWLAAECGVDAPPKRTTEERLADPELSAAARRRIETSKRCSNARLRDLGYEFAYPTYREGYRTAIEAYRSGTDADGA, encoded by the coding sequence ATGGCCCGGACCGTCATCGTCGGCTGCGGCTACGTCGGCCTCGAACTCGGCCGGCGACTCCGCGATGCCGGCCACGACGTGGTGGGCGTCCGTCGCTCCGACGCCGGTCTCGACGCGGTCGAGGCCGCCGGGCTTGAGGCGTGCCGCGCCGACGCCACCGACCCCGACTCCCTGGCGGAGCTCCCCGACGCCGAGTGGGTCGTGTTCGCCGCCAGTTCCGGCGGTCGCGGGGCCGATGCCGCCCGCGAGGTCTACGTCGAGGGGCTCCGGAACGTCGTCGCGGCGTACGCCGACCGGGCGTCGCCGCCGGAACGCCTCGTCTACACCTCCTCGACGGGCGTCTACGGCGACCACGATGGCGCCGTCGTCGACGAGGGAACGCCGCTCGATCCGCGGACGGAGAAGACCCGCGTGCTCGCGACGGCCGAACGGGTCGCGACCGAGGAGGCCGCCGACGCCGGGATCGACGGCACGGTCGCCCGCTTTGCGGGACTGTACGGCCCCGGCCGCTACCGGCTGGACCGGTACTTGGAGGGCCCGGTCACCGAGGGCTACCTGAACATGGTCCACCGCGACGACGCGGCTGGGGCAGTGGCGTTCCTGCTCGACGCCGACCACGCCCGCGGCGAGGTCGTGCTCGTCGTCGACGACGAACCCGTCGACAAGTGGGCGTTCGCCGATTGGCTGGCCGCCGAATGCGGCGTCGACGCCCCGCCGAAACGGACCACCGAGGAGCGGCTGGCCGATCCGGAGCTGTCGGCGGCGGCACGCCGCCGGATCGAGACGAGCAAACGGTGCTCGAACGCCCGGCTGCGGGATCTGGGGTACGAGTTCGCGTACCCGACCTACCGGGAGGGCTACCGGACGGCAATCGAGGCGTACCGCTCGGGAACGGACGCGGACGGCGCATAG